The following are encoded together in the Mesoterricola sediminis genome:
- a CDS encoding sensor histidine kinase, with the protein MRSLRRTILPLFLALTAWPLPAQGAGHWPVRRYGNDEGLTSEVVRALAQDKEGLIWAGTEAGLAIFEGRRFVSYQGPLPSTLVTALAADPDGSLWVATEAGACLIRDRRTVLLGAAHGLPRQAFRAVGRDGGGHLWLLGAANLYVEHGALRFEPAPPLPGGERPTQLYVDGARTDTLVLSARTLQAWTPGGWRPLALPPVGSSEVLLKVARDGEDGLWLRTSSAMWHRPRGGAWVRERAAMTGGFGFNSGLDRDAAGWVWFDDADGLWRVQGSRRERRGEPSEDAKGGLVDREGGIWIRSDHGILRTLGRGAWVFRDTRDGLPASLTWMLARDRTGTLWAATDKGLCRSVPGGFQTLLPGRILTLALAPDGQLWASGSPGGSVFEVDPATLRVRTHRVDPLPRARVTGALTVDSEGTPWVADREGGGLVRGTRRGQGWTWTPVTVDGKVPGEVQGLCPVPGGGIALLHDGTLSLFRRGRWEAVPGLLPEGPGAVAFGPNGRMAVSYRNRPVLTLHRLGPDRVTPVGAVPIQGPDGADLSYVTLFSLAVDREGRVWVGSNLGVGLYEEGANPPFRMVGSEDRITRPECNEAAILTEGDQVWLGTTAGLALYRHGFARTLERPSSLQRPLILWARAGRLELDPVGPAPRLPRKQNELELQFLVPAYQAPGRLVFEARLQGVDPDWVRLEEPRLRYAGLQAGRYRLDMRGVILDGETGPTLSVAFRVLPAWWETPWARAAGLLLAGAAVALAVRLRSLALQARNRQLQEEVARQTAALQEASRAKSAFLANMSHELRTPLNAILLYAELLQEEARDRGLASTLEDALKIAQAGGALLALIDDILDISKIEAGHMRVEPEDIPFGAFIERLDGTFRPVVERQGNTFVLDLEGAPERIHTDPVRLLQILGNLVGNAAKFTENGRVTLRARRDGDGLLVEVEDTGIGMTSEEQAKVFQEFVQADSGTTRKYGGTGLGLALVRRLTGMLGGTVAMDSRPGEGTRVRIRIPGVQAGPVG; encoded by the coding sequence GGCCCAGGACAAGGAGGGGCTCATCTGGGCCGGGACGGAGGCGGGGCTGGCCATTTTCGAGGGCCGGCGGTTCGTGTCGTACCAGGGCCCCCTGCCCTCCACCCTCGTCACGGCCCTGGCGGCGGACCCGGACGGCTCCCTCTGGGTGGCCACGGAGGCGGGCGCCTGCCTCATCCGGGACCGGCGGACGGTCCTCCTGGGCGCGGCCCATGGCCTACCGCGGCAGGCCTTCCGCGCCGTGGGCCGCGACGGCGGCGGCCACCTCTGGCTGCTGGGCGCCGCGAACCTCTACGTGGAGCACGGCGCCCTGCGGTTCGAGCCGGCCCCGCCCCTCCCGGGCGGGGAGCGGCCCACCCAGCTCTATGTGGACGGGGCCCGCACGGACACCCTCGTCCTGTCGGCCCGGACCCTCCAGGCGTGGACCCCCGGCGGCTGGCGCCCCCTGGCCCTGCCCCCCGTGGGAAGCAGCGAGGTGCTCCTGAAGGTGGCCCGGGACGGCGAGGACGGGCTCTGGCTGCGCACGAGCAGCGCCATGTGGCACCGCCCCCGGGGCGGCGCCTGGGTGCGGGAGCGGGCGGCCATGACCGGCGGCTTCGGCTTCAACTCCGGCCTGGACCGGGACGCGGCGGGCTGGGTCTGGTTCGACGACGCGGACGGCCTGTGGCGGGTGCAGGGCTCCCGGCGGGAGCGCCGGGGGGAACCCTCCGAGGACGCCAAGGGCGGCCTGGTGGACCGGGAGGGCGGGATCTGGATCCGCTCCGACCACGGGATCCTGCGCACCCTGGGCCGGGGCGCCTGGGTCTTCCGGGACACCCGGGACGGGCTGCCCGCATCGCTCACCTGGATGCTGGCCCGCGACCGGACGGGCACCCTGTGGGCCGCCACGGACAAGGGGCTCTGCCGGTCCGTCCCGGGCGGGTTCCAGACCCTCCTCCCGGGGCGGATCCTGACCCTGGCCCTGGCGCCGGACGGACAGCTGTGGGCCTCCGGCAGCCCCGGGGGCAGTGTCTTCGAGGTGGACCCCGCCACCCTGCGCGTCCGCACCCACCGGGTGGACCCCCTGCCCCGCGCCCGCGTCACCGGGGCCCTCACCGTGGACAGCGAGGGCACCCCCTGGGTCGCGGACCGGGAAGGGGGCGGCCTCGTGCGCGGCACCCGGCGCGGGCAGGGCTGGACCTGGACCCCGGTCACCGTGGACGGCAAGGTCCCGGGCGAGGTGCAGGGCCTCTGCCCCGTGCCGGGGGGCGGCATCGCCCTCCTCCACGACGGCACCCTGAGCCTCTTCCGCCGCGGCCGCTGGGAGGCGGTGCCGGGCCTGCTGCCCGAGGGCCCCGGGGCCGTGGCCTTCGGACCCAACGGACGCATGGCCGTCAGCTACCGGAACCGGCCCGTCCTCACGCTGCACCGCCTGGGCCCGGACCGGGTGACCCCCGTGGGCGCCGTGCCCATCCAGGGTCCGGACGGCGCCGACCTGTCCTACGTGACCTTGTTCAGCCTCGCCGTGGACCGGGAGGGGCGGGTGTGGGTGGGCTCCAACCTGGGCGTGGGGCTGTACGAGGAGGGCGCCAACCCGCCCTTCCGGATGGTGGGCTCCGAGGACCGCATCACCCGCCCGGAGTGCAACGAGGCGGCCATTCTCACGGAAGGGGACCAGGTCTGGCTGGGCACCACCGCCGGCCTGGCCCTCTACCGCCACGGCTTCGCTCGGACACTTGAGCGCCCCTCCTCCCTCCAGCGCCCCCTGATCCTCTGGGCCCGAGCCGGCCGCCTGGAGCTGGATCCCGTCGGTCCCGCCCCGCGTCTGCCCCGGAAGCAGAACGAACTGGAGCTCCAGTTCCTCGTGCCCGCCTACCAGGCCCCGGGCCGGCTGGTCTTCGAGGCCCGCCTCCAGGGCGTCGACCCGGACTGGGTCCGCCTGGAGGAACCCCGCCTGCGCTACGCGGGGCTCCAGGCGGGGCGATACCGGCTGGACATGCGGGGGGTCATCCTGGACGGGGAGACCGGCCCGACCCTCAGCGTGGCCTTCCGGGTGCTCCCCGCCTGGTGGGAGACCCCCTGGGCCCGGGCCGCCGGCCTGCTCTTGGCGGGGGCGGCGGTGGCTTTGGCCGTGCGCCTCCGCAGCCTGGCCCTCCAGGCCCGCAACCGGCAGCTCCAGGAGGAAGTGGCCCGCCAGACAGCCGCCCTCCAGGAGGCCTCCCGGGCCAAGAGCGCCTTCCTGGCCAACATGAGCCACGAGCTCCGGACGCCCCTCAACGCCATCCTGCTCTACGCCGAGCTCCTGCAGGAGGAGGCCCGGGACCGGGGCCTGGCCTCCACGCTGGAGGACGCCCTCAAGATCGCCCAGGCCGGCGGGGCCCTCCTGGCCCTCATCGACGACATCCTCGACATCTCCAAGATCGAGGCCGGGCACATGCGCGTCGAGCCCGAGGACATCCCCTTCGGGGCCTTCATCGAGCGCCTGGACGGAACCTTCCGGCCCGTGGTGGAGCGCCAGGGCAACACCTTCGTCCTGGACCTGGAGGGGGCCCCGGAGCGCATCCACACCGATCCCGTCCGCCTCCTCCAGATCCTGGGCAACCTGGTGGGCAACGCCGCCAAGTTCACGGAGAACGGCCGCGTGACCCTCCGGGCCCGCCGGGACGGCGACGGCCTCCTGGTGGAGGTGGAGGACACCGGCATCGGCATGACCTCCGAGGAGCAGGCCAAGGTCTTCCAGGAGTTCGTCCAGGCCGACTCGGGGACCACCCGCAAGTACGGCGGGACCGGCCTGGGCCTGGCCCTGGTGCGGCGCCTGACCGGGATGCTGGGCGGAACGGTGGCCATGGACTCCCGCCCGGGGGAGGGCACCCGGGTCCGCATCCGGATCCCCGGCGTCCAGGCCGGCCCTGTGGGATAA